The proteins below come from a single Prosthecobacter sp. SYSU 5D2 genomic window:
- a CDS encoding DUF2156 domain-containing protein, which produces MPSILGKEAREINWETKWSLLAPFIQRYGSGSLAYATLQQGMEYFVHELGYIAFITTTHPVFARKPKRIVLTDPICDPNNRQALISAFLQEFPSAVFGVVSEECATLLRQMGFKVNCVGYEPELPIQTYNTSGNWKELDMIKRARNEARREGISIREVDITQVPLEQLNALSAKWLQGKKVNDREIWIYARRPVYQHEQDVRKFVAFDKEGTAVGYVFYDPMYRDGKIYGYSANIVRCDEALYGRLATSIHMVAMEVFKPEGAEILNLMLCPFTHLENGLYADDLMTKWFFQISQRFGGEIYNFKGLAFHKSKYRGQEKPVYYASNSLLPSNDVYLAFLTADIAKSYFATMNLLGIGMMKELFKSKPAPVKETAGAAKK; this is translated from the coding sequence ATGCCTTCAATCTTAGGAAAAGAAGCTAGAGAAATCAACTGGGAGACTAAATGGTCTTTGTTGGCTCCCTTTATTCAACGTTATGGAAGCGGTTCCCTGGCCTATGCGACACTTCAGCAGGGCATGGAATATTTCGTGCATGAGCTGGGCTACATCGCCTTCATCACGACCACCCATCCGGTCTTTGCCCGCAAGCCCAAGCGCATTGTACTGACGGATCCTATCTGCGATCCCAACAACCGGCAGGCTTTGATCTCGGCCTTTCTCCAGGAGTTTCCATCCGCAGTCTTTGGGGTCGTCTCGGAGGAGTGCGCGACGCTGCTGCGTCAGATGGGTTTCAAGGTGAACTGCGTGGGTTATGAACCGGAACTGCCCATCCAAACATACAATACGTCAGGCAACTGGAAGGAGCTGGATATGATCAAGCGGGCCCGGAATGAAGCCCGGCGTGAGGGAATCAGCATCCGTGAAGTGGACATCACCCAAGTACCCCTTGAGCAGTTGAACGCGCTTTCGGCCAAATGGCTCCAGGGCAAAAAGGTGAATGACCGTGAAATCTGGATCTACGCCAGGCGGCCCGTTTACCAGCACGAGCAGGATGTGCGCAAATTTGTGGCCTTTGACAAAGAAGGCACGGCCGTCGGTTACGTCTTCTATGATCCCATGTATCGGGACGGGAAAATCTATGGTTACTCCGCCAACATCGTGCGTTGTGATGAGGCACTCTATGGCCGTCTGGCCACATCCATCCACATGGTGGCCATGGAGGTCTTCAAGCCAGAAGGCGCGGAAATTTTAAACCTCATGCTATGCCCCTTCACCCATCTGGAGAATGGCCTCTATGCGGATGATTTGATGACCAAATGGTTCTTCCAGATCAGCCAGCGATTCGGCGGTGAGATTTACAATTTCAAAGGGCTGGCCTTTCACAAATCCAAATATCGCGGCCAAGAAAAGCCGGTTTATTACGCCTCCAACAGCCTCCTGCCGTCCAATGACGTTTACCTGGCCTTCCTGACGGCGGACATTGCCAAGAGCTACTTCGCCACGATGAATCTGCTGGGCATCGGCATGATGAAGGAGCTCTTCAAAAGCAAGCCCGCGCCTGTGAAAGAGACTGCCGGGGCCGCAAAAAAATGA